Proteins found in one Candidatus Acetothermia bacterium genomic segment:
- a CDS encoding ABC transporter substrate-binding protein produces MRKLGVLLAVALVGAALLGWGQQVLHMYTAFDVDEAKIYIGAFQARYPNIKVEWVRLSAGELLARLRAEAGNPQASLWLAGPSDTFILAKQDGLLEPYTESLGWQYLPDKFKDPDGYWVGIYTGFIAFASNKDFLAKHGLEPPTSWYDLLSPEFDRNLSMAFPYTSGTGYTRLASLVFLFGEKDGLEFERQISERIHHYTKAGSACVTEVGLGEVAVGIAFSHDVIAKGLAKGYPVVLSFPKEGTGYEIGAMALIKGGPELELAKVFYDWMLSAEAQSLFQRWYRVPLNPEAELAEGLVTADQVNLVDYDALWAAENRDRLIEQWQALTGY; encoded by the coding sequence TCACATGTACACGGCGTTCGACGTGGACGAGGCCAAGATTTACATCGGGGCGTTCCAAGCCAGGTATCCTAACATCAAGGTGGAATGGGTCCGCCTGTCCGCCGGGGAGCTCCTCGCCCGGCTCCGGGCCGAGGCCGGCAATCCGCAAGCCAGCCTGTGGCTCGCCGGCCCCAGCGACACGTTCATCCTCGCCAAACAGGATGGCCTCCTTGAGCCGTACACGGAGTCGCTGGGGTGGCAGTATCTTCCGGACAAGTTCAAGGACCCTGACGGGTATTGGGTGGGCATCTACACGGGGTTCATCGCCTTCGCCAGCAACAAGGACTTCCTCGCCAAGCATGGGCTCGAGCCGCCCACCTCGTGGTACGATCTATTGAGCCCTGAATTCGATAGGAACCTATCCATGGCCTTCCCCTACACCTCGGGCACCGGGTACACGCGCCTCGCCTCCCTGGTGTTCCTGTTCGGGGAGAAGGACGGCCTGGAGTTCGAGCGCCAGATCTCCGAGCGCATCCACCACTACACCAAGGCCGGCTCGGCCTGCGTGACCGAGGTCGGCCTGGGCGAGGTCGCTGTAGGGATCGCGTTCTCTCACGATGTCATCGCCAAGGGCCTCGCCAAGGGGTATCCGGTGGTGCTGTCCTTCCCCAAGGAGGGGACGGGGTATGAGATCGGGGCCATGGCCCTGATCAAGGGCGGACCGGAACTCGAGCTCGCCAAGGTCTTCTACGACTGGATGCTTTCTGCGGAGGCCCAGTCCCTGTTCCAGCGCTGGTACCGCGTCCCCCTGAACCCCGAAGCCGAACTGGCGGAGGGGCTCGTGACCGCCGACCAGGTGAACCTCGTGGACTACGACGCCCTGTGGGCAGCGGAGAACCGGGACCGGCTGATCGAGCAGTGGCAGGCCCTCACCGGCTATTAG